TGCTGAGGCTTGGGAAGCTCTGGAAAGGCCCAAGGTCCGTGCAGGAAGAGACCCTGGGACAGGCAGAGAGGGGCTCAGAAGTTGCTGAAGATCTCTCGCTTCCGGTTCCAGTCCATCTGTGGTGCCCGCTTGTTGACCCGGGTAGCACGAGCCTTCTCCTTGGCTTCAGCTGCTGTGGGACTCAGGTGGAGGCCACTCTCCTGGAAGGGGTCTCGCTTCCAGGCACTGCCATCCTGGGTACAAGTAAGGTGCAAACAGTGAGTCATATCCCCGGCAGCTACCTTCCCAAGGGACTTACACCAGAGGCCACCTCAGGGCCTAGGACAGCCAGCCCGAGAGGCCTCCTGGAAATGGTAGCCCCACTGTCCTGGTAGGTATTTCCGTAGCGATTAACTCCTAAGCCCTCTGAAACCCCATGTGTGAGCACCACAGCAGAATTACCTCATTGTCCTTCTCTGAGCCTGGCAGGTCACTTCGGGATGAGCACACGGAACCACCATTGAGCTAGGAAACCAAGGGTAGGTTGTGGTTTCAGCGTCCCCATCCTGGTGCACCTAGATCTTCACACTTGCACAtgctcacgcacacacacacacacacacacacacacacacacacacggcacaacTTCATCTATTCCTTGTTCAGCAGTATCACACTTCTGTCACCGTCTAGGCCAGGGCATGACTGGCAGCCAGCAGGGAACAGGCGAGCCTGACCTGGCCAGTCATGCTAGGGGAGAGCAGCTGTGGCAGTGGGAGTCGGCTAGGTGAATGTCACCTGATGTCCAGCCAGGGCCGGTGTCCCAGGAAGGTAAGGACTGAAGACCGCTCAGCAGTCATGAAGGAACAACATGGAGGGGCAGTCTAGGACCCCAGGCACCTCCCACCGTGTGAGCCTCAGTGCTGACCCCATACGGAGCCACAGTGggtatttgttttgtcttgagacaaggtctctctatgtagtcctggctgtcctggaactcgctctgtagaccaggctggcctcgaaacttagagatccacctgcctctgcctcccaagtgctgggatcaatggtgtgtaccatcatgcccgGCTAGCACGGTGGGTATTTTTGAGATGACCAGGCCAAACAGGTTTCACAACTGTCCATCCTCAAGTGCAGAGACCTCCCCGGGAAGCAGCCTCTGTCATATCTGGGGACACAGGTAGGTACACTATGGTCACTTGGGCCCACCCTCTCACCTGAGCAGAACTGGTCCCGTTTGTGACTGGTGATGGTAGTGGACCTGTGGGGACAGCATGTTAGTGACTGCACTGACCCTACCCTGTGCCCCTAAGGTAGTGGCCTACCTTCTACATGGTCCTCAGTGGGTGTGACCCGCAACCTCTTGAAGTGTTCGTCAGTCTCAGGATCCACCACCAGCAGCCGGGCCTCATCCTCCCGTGCCTTGATTCTGGCAACAACTTCAGCATGGCGCAGCCCCTCCACATTCTGCCCGTTCACCTGCCGCCACCCACACAGGGTCAGAAAGGCCTGAGGGGCCCAGGCGGCCCGATGCCACCCAGCCAGGTGTGCCATCAAATATTCATCAAAGCCACCACCAGCCGAGGCAGCAAGAGGAATACCAGCTCAAgttccctctgtctccccttctCCTGCAGGGACCCAGGGTCCGGACACAGACACTCAgggacacacaaatacacagggCCCAGGGTACCTCAATGAGCCGGTCCTGGGCACGGAGGCCAGAGTGGGAAGCAGGCGAACCCGGGTCCACAGAGCGGATGTACTGACCAGGCCGGGACTTGTCACTATGCAGGTTGAACCCATAGCCCTGGGGTCCCCTTCGTAAGTGGCAGAGCCGGGGACGCAGCTCCCTTGGGGGCCCATTGACATCCTGTAGACACATAGGAGGTGCTCTCAGGAACCAAGCCTAGGTCTCACTGGCAAACACTCTGTGCCCCCTGACTGAGGGGTTTAGCTGTGCCTGTAACACAGCTTTAGCCGTGGGGGCAGTGACAGAGCCTGTCCTCAAACGTGGAGACATCTAAGGAGAGAGCTGCTGGCAGGAGCCATGGAAGAATTCATAGGGGTCACTGTGCAGCTTGCGAGACCAGATGGGATAATGCCCGCCATCACAGGACCTGGCAAGACTGTGCCTCTAGGtctcgcctcctcctcctccttggagGCCTGAGcagctttgttttctcttcaagGCCTCCAAGAGGCTCCCTGGGCTCTGTGGCAGCTATTTGCTTTTGAATTCCAACACTACCTGGAACCACTGCCCCCACCCCGTGGGCCCAGAAAGAGGAGGCTTCAAGTAGGAAAGATCCAGTGACGGCCACTCCCAGACTACAATGGTTCCTAGCCCACAACATGGAAGGGCTCA
This Peromyscus maniculatus bairdii isolate BWxNUB_F1_BW_parent chromosome 8, HU_Pman_BW_mat_3.1, whole genome shotgun sequence DNA region includes the following protein-coding sequences:
- the Nherf2 gene encoding Na(+)/H(+) exchange regulatory cofactor NHE-RF2 isoform X1, whose amino-acid sequence is MAAPESLRPRLCRLVRGEQGYGFHLHGEKGRRGQFIRRVEPGSPAEAAALRAGDRLVEVNGVNVEGETHHQVVQRIKAVEGQTQLLVVDKETDEELCRRQLTCTEEMAHRGLPPAHHPWEPKHDWACSGSLGSDTGQKDVNGPPRELRPRLCHLRRGPQGYGFNLHSDKSRPGQYIRSVDPGSPASHSGLRAQDRLIEVNGQNVEGLRHAEVVARIKAREDEARLLVVDPETDEHFKRLRVTPTEDHVEGPLPSPVTNGTSSAQLNGGSVCSSRSDLPGSEKDNEDGSAWKRDPFQESGLHLSPTAAEAKEKARATRVNKRAPQMDWNRKREIFSNF
- the Nherf2 gene encoding Na(+)/H(+) exchange regulatory cofactor NHE-RF2 isoform X2, whose translation is MARSRNTMLPASTPGASPQNFHRGLVQDVNGPPRELRPRLCHLRRGPQGYGFNLHSDKSRPGQYIRSVDPGSPASHSGLRAQDRLIEVNGQNVEGLRHAEVVARIKAREDEARLLVVDPETDEHFKRLRVTPTEDHVEGPLPSPVTNGTSSAQLNGGSVCSSRSDLPGSEKDNEDGSAWKRDPFQESGLHLSPTAAEAKEKARATRVNKRAPQMDWNRKREIFSNF